Below is a genomic region from Brassica oleracea var. oleracea cultivar TO1000 chromosome C9, BOL, whole genome shotgun sequence.
TAATAACGCTTGAAACCGCAAACTCCCACACCCAACCCCAACCGATGCGTTTGAACAAGTCGGGCCCAGATGTGTCCTAGATTATATATCAAATAATAATAACTAGTATAACAATTTTTTTGAACTTGAGATGTATATGTTTCATCCAAACTCTACATTTTTTTTTTGCAGTTTAAATATTTAGATTTTCAGTTTTCTAGATGTTATAGATTTTGTATAAATAAAGCATTTCCATTGAGATGCAGCATTTGTATAAATAACGAATAGAACAGGACACCAATGATGAATGTCAACGGGATCGTTGGAGATGATCGTTTAGAAAGTCAACCTGAAAGGTATAAGAATCGATGAACAAGTACATAAATGTTGTCCTTCAGGAACAAACAGTTTTTATCAGTTACAAGTGTAAATTGTTTATTGGTAAATAGGAGATAGTAGTAGTAAGGCATACATATTGGAGACTTTAAATAGAGTTGAGATTTCAAAGATTGAAGGATAGAGAATATAAAATTTTACAGTGATGATCAGTATGCTTATGTAGAGGACGATCGATAGTTGTGACTGCTTCAGACCACTCAACAGTTGTCCAAATCTCGCTTGTTTTCTTCCGCCTCTGTAAGGAGATCTCTGCACACCAAATCTCGCATTTCCAATTAGCAAGACAGTCCCAGAAGAGTAACATGTTGGACCGGGAAGCATAGCGTCAAGGTGTTCCGATGGCAAACCCCAACCATAGTTGACCAGTTTGGAGGCACAAAGGGTGTCCCTTAGATCCTCCAAGCCCATAACTTGTCTCCACTTCATTACACCGGACTCCAGTTCACTTGCCTCACACCACAATATCCACCCACCAGTTACACAACCGTAGATGACATTGTCTATCACATGCCAACCCTTTCAAAGTTCGTTGGTGTCCGAATTCCTTGTTTTCCATATGCTTTCACTCGGAATGTAAAGCAAACCATTACCTTTCTCATCCAAGGCGAAAATCTTCTTCTCATGTATCACCGAGCTTTCGTGCATTAAGGGAGAGTACCTGGGGGCGACGGTTGGTTTGACAGTGCGTCCCAAGTCTGTGTCTTTGGATCAAAAACCTCTACCCATATGCCGGAATGTGGTTCCTTGCAACCTCAGCAAACATATATCTTCCCGTCCACCACACCAGCTGCAGCAGAAGCTCAAGCTAACCCCATGGAAGGGAGATTGGTCCACGTATGAAATCGAAAATCCAGGAAAAAGACCCTGGACGATCGCTTCCGGGCAATCATCCCACCAATGACATAGATACCGCAGCCATGGGCCACCACTGAAGATGCTTCCGGAGGCTGATACAAGTGTGGCCGTATTGGAACCAACAAGGATGATTTAAGGATTTAATTTGGGTAGAAGGCGAACCAGCGTGAAAACGGGTCTGAAGGAATGCTTAAACATAAATAGCTGCAGAGTTCGGTGCAACCCATTAGGGATCGGGCTTGGTATAACTCCGGGGAAAGCATTAGAGAGCGGTGCAGCTTGGAGACGAGAAATAAGGATTCGTGTTCCAATCTTGAGACAATGGCCAAACAATCCATAATGATATCATCTGGCAACACTGATAACTTACAGGCATGCTGAGGACAGTAGTTCTTCTGTTTCTTCCTACGATTCCTCAACGTGTTTTGTTTTGCTTTATATTTACTCTCTTTTCTAGAAATCGAAATCATATTTTTTTTTCTTCTAATGTGTGTTCAAGAGAAAGCATTGCTTCGACTTGTATATCTACAATACTAAAAGCAAGATATATTGAGCAGGGAGCATGTCCACGTAGGAGTGTTAATTCGGACCAATCAGGGACAAGGTTTTTTACACGTCAGACGGGCTCGCGGAGAAATATACCATGTGGGCTTCATCCGAAAGCGTACCATTCGTGCCATTTGGGCTTTATCGTTCATCCAACAAGCGTGCCATTTGGGCTTTGACGGAGTTAATCTTCTTCGTCTACTTTTGCCCCTCACCTCTATCACTTCGTCTTCCCCGATCGAAGAGCAAAGACGCCGAGAATCAATCGAACCACTTCTACGGAATCAATATTTTCGTTTCAATCAATCAATAACTCCTTTATGATTTCGCTTCACCTTCCTCTTTTCCTCCTTCTTTATATACTGATCTTCTTTTCAATCAAACTAAAACCCTAGAACCACTCCAAGCTTAATCCATGGCGATGAAACGAAATGGGAAGTCTCCTGTCTCCTCCGACTCTGATGAGAAAGTCATGTTCTTCAAAGATGTCTCTCTAGGTCCGCATGCAACTCAGTTGCGCTTCCGACTCATCCATTTCTGGGAGGCTCGGAACCCGATCAAGAAGACGCTTATTGGCCTCTAAATGCTCCTCATCAACGAACAGGTGAGTCAATTCTCCAAAAAATAGTTTTGATACCTTGAGATCTATGTTTTCTGAGAATTTTAAACGTTTGTTTTAGCTTCGGAGAGTGAACTAGGGTTTTGAGATACCATGAGATCTATATTTTCTGAAAATTTTAAACGTTTGTTTTAGCTTCAGAGAGTGAACTAGGGTTTTGATGAGTATTTTTGGAGAATTGTTATGAGATTGGTTTATTTGTTAAAGTAGGGTTCTGAGTTTTCAATCTTCTAACGTGATTTGTTATTCTTTTTTGACAACAGGGGACTGTTATTCAAGGATTCATCCCACCGGGGCGTATTAAAAAATACTTGCCTGAGATGAAACAAGGATCAGTTAACCAACTCAACAACTTCTACGGATCGAAAAACAAACCGGTGTATCAGGTTGCTGATCATATCGCAACCGTATCTTTCACATAGAACTCTGAGATGTCGGTTCTTCACGAGGTTCCCATCTCATTTGATGAAGACCGTTTCAGGTTTCATTCATATGAAGATTTTGAAGCTAACTGTGATCTCAAAGGTGACCTCTACGGTAAGCTCTCTAATTTTATAAGCCATCTCTCAGTTACATTGGTCTATATTCCTGGTTAGATAGTGAAATCTATATTTTTTTGGGTTAAGTATTTAGTTCGAGTTTTTAGAGTTTTTGTTTGTCTTGAACATCCTCTGAATTGAATTGTGAATTGTGAATATTATTGTAGATTTGGTTTGTTAAGTTACTTGTTACATTCCATGAATTTTTATTAACCATTTAACTCTCTTCATGTACATTGTAATAGATGTTGTTGGCTACATGAAGCTGGTCAATGGACATACCCTTATTGAGCGTCCCATCCTTGACGAAGTGGAGATAGCAACCTCTCGGCATATTATGGTTCATGTGCAATCACATGAGTAAGTGTATTTTTTTATTTTCAAGTCATCATCTCTCGGTAGTTCCTAAATCCATAAGAGCTTACTTTTTGCAGCGGACCTGTGATGAAGCTCTACCTTTGGTACCATGCTGCAACAGACTTCTACAAGAAGTTCAACTCCTATGAAAAAGCTCCCACAGTGCTTTTGGTCACGACTGTGAACACCAAACGTCTACGAGGTTACCATTTCTATCTTTTACCATTCCTATCTTTAGACTCATGTTTTCACTACTAATTGTGACACGTTTTCGAGAAAGTTTGACATTGTTCGCTTATGTGATACTGAGTTATTGACCAATCCAAAAACGTTTTGTTATTTGTCTTTGGTTGATAATTTATCATGCGTGACATAGATTATATATTTTTACAGCGTTATGATTAATATATAGCATGCCAAGTTAGTCCATAGATGCAGAGCATTTGTATAACTTATATATTTGCACACTGACATTTTTATGCGTATTTTTACTCATTCATTTTCAATGTTTCTTCCATTATTGGACAGGTACCTTTGCCCTGACCTCTATGTCCTCTACACGTGTCTTCATGGACTATGACGTCCAACCAACCAAAGATTACTTCACTTGGTATGTATCCCAGTCTTCAACATCTATTTTCACAAGTTCATGTGAAGCGCACACTTACACCTATTGCAATGATTGACTGAAACAGTGCTTTATATTTTGTACCAGGCTTGGCTCTAACCCAGAGATTGGTAAGCAGGTTAGTGCAGAGGTGGTCACTAAGCGTGAGACACTGACCATAGCAGATATATTCTCCTACATGAAACATGAATCTGCAAAGGTAAAATTAAAGCTAGATGTTTCTTACTAATTGTGAAACACTTAGATATTTATATCCAATTTTATACACTGTTGCAGGATGCATTTTTTGAGTGCACGGCTATGATTGATGATGTTGTGCATGGCTCTGCTTGGTACTATATTGCATGCAGTGGGTGCCATAGTACGGCTACCAAGAGAGCAACTTCGTTGATTTGTACAAACACAAAATGTGGGAAGACTAACACAGCTGGTGTTGCACAGTATGTACTCTCGCCTTAATTTCAATTACTCTTTCAGTGATATTTACTTTTGATTATTACATTTCTGACCTTAGCTTTTGATTCTTCCATAACAGGTACCGTGCAAAGATATCCGTTTATGAAAACAGTGACCAAGCCGTTTTTGTCCTACTTGGTGATGCTGGTCGTGAGTTGATAGTTAGCAGCTACTTTGAGGTAACGAAGCATTAGTTTATACTCTCAAATGATTTTGACTCACGCTATTGAACTTGAATGCAAGGTTAATGAAAACGAAGGAACTGATCATGAGGTCCCTGTCCCGGAAGCTCTAATCAGCACCATCGGACAAACACATAAGTTTTGTGTGAAAGTTACAGAGCATAACTTCTCAGGCAATACCCGAGCTATAACTGTCACCAAGGTCCTCTCTCTAGACACCCCACCGCCCACAGAAGTCTCGGTTGAAAACAACATTGCTGCAACATCCGAGGAAACAACGAAGAGTGGAAATGAAGTGTGTGGACCTTCCAACGGCCGTGGAGATTCTGCAGATGGGGAGAGTAAGAGGATCTCTGCAGGTGCTGAGACAGCGAAAGCTAAGCGCCCAAGATGTTAGAAGTAGAGCTCCCGTTCATCTTCTCACGTATTGCATGCTTCAATGATGTTCAAGTCTTTTTCAGTTTAAGTATTGACTTATGATTTCCTTTCATTTTTTTTTTTTTGCTTTTCGGTGTTTTTCCCCTTGAAACATAATGTTTACTTTGCATGATTATCAGCTTATAATCATGTTTACTGTTTTATCACTCTGCTTCATCGGAATTACTTTCTCAGTTTATTATTTATGTCTTTAGAAACAGGTTCTAATGTATATTTGAGAACATCTATAACATGAGACGTAAATAGTTCAAAGTTTGAGAGAGGGAAGACATTAATATATGATTTTGTGACTAGCATTGACCAATAAATTATCAAATAATAACGTCAACGTGATTGAGGGCATAATTTTAGCACTTACACATGAAGTCAAAATCAAATAATTAAATACTGTATCAACAAACGTAAGAGAACAATTGATATACGATTCATTAAGGAATAAATTCATTATTCTGAAAGAAAACTTCCTCTTCCACATTTCTTAAGCGTAGAATTCCTATCTCCCATGTTCCAAATCTCTTTACAGATCACCATTGAAACCATTCAGATTCATATCAAGTCAAGCTTCCAAGAAAACAGTGTAAGTGCTCGAAATTAATAATAAGCCAAACAAATTACAATTCTTATTCCAAATTATAAATTTACAGCAGGGTTGAATCTAAGGATCTCCATATCATCGGAATGGAAAACCCACAACGCAAATTGTTATTCCAGTTTCTGTGCTTCGCTCTCCTTAGATAAAATATAATAAGATTTTACAAAAGACACTACTTTATAAATCCAGAAAATGACACATAGTGTTTTTCAGGTAAAGGCCTACTAAGTGGTATTTTAAGCTGATACAATTGATCCTTCTGATGATGCTAACAAGAATGTTGATTCAAACAATATGGACACATATTTAATAAAATGTTAAAACCTGTCTAGACGCAATCCAATGATGATCTTTGTATTTGTGTCGTGGTTATATAAATCTTCTGATTGGAGAGGACTACCTTATATAACTGTTGTGGTTACACTGTTTTCTTATATGAATCTGAATGGTTTTGGAGAGGACTCAACTCCACATAAGGTAAGCTAGTTCTTCGACATAAAATGATTTTTTCTTACATTATACATTTTAGTTTCAAATAAAATTAACATATAATTTTTAATAATAAAAATCTATTTAGTTTCATGAAGATATAATATATTACTCCCTCCGTGTCACCTAAGTATCACTTAAGGATGTTTAAAGAATTTTATTTCAAAATAATTGATGTTTTCACTATTTTAGATAGAATTTAATATCATTTGAATTTTGTGACCAATTACAAAATACTGTCTTTTTTCTTATTGGTTGAACAAGTTTCATTTAATGATATTTTTATATAACCAAAATAAATTATGTAAAAGTTTTTTTTTTTTTTTTTTTGTCATCGACTTTTACAGACTCATACTGACTCTGTAAACCAAACTGGGTGATCTGCATCCATGTGAACGACGAAAGACGGCTGCTTCCTAACACTGCGTGCTAGTCTATCCGCCTTTGTATTTTGCGTTCGGGGCACATAGATAATCTCTGATCGGGTAAAACTCTCTTGCAGGATCTTGATATCATCCAAATAATTTGCAAAAGCAGGTCATTCCTCTGGTGTTGAAATCATCTTCACCAATTGAGAACAATCCGTTGCAAACGTAACCTGAAATTGACGTAAATTCCTCATGCATACCATTGCCCAGAGTAGCGCTTCCATCTCCGCATGAAGGGGAGAGAGACTAGCCCTAACATTCCTTGCCCCCAACAAACCATCAAATCCTTCTAAAGTACTATACCAACCTTGTCCTGAAAAGGAATCCCCCTCTTTCCATGAGCCATCCGCAAAACACCATCTTCCTGGGATTGAGGGCATAATCGTGGCTACTATTGGTGGGGTAGCCCTCTGCTCATTCAATATTTGTGCCTCAGCCCACAAAGTTGATTCTGTTTCTGCCAGTTTAAGCGTATCCAAAGAATCAATGTCCAGATCACTGAAAACTTTATTATTCCTAGCTTTCCAAATATACCATAGTATCCATGCAAACTGATGATCTTCCATTTGCGGAACCACTCTCCAGAACAGATGATCGATGTTTGTGAAGAGATCACTTGTCGGAAAGATAGCTGGATTTGATGGTATCTTCGAAAGAGCCCAAACCTGCATTGCTGGAGGACACTCAAAGAACACATGGTTAATAGACTCTTCCTGAGCTCCACATCTTCCACAAGAAATATCCCCTTGTATTCCCCGTGCATGTAAATTTTTCTTTACTGCTATACATCCTGTCACAAGTTGCCATAGAAAATGTTTTAACTTTGGTGGGCAACGTATTTTCCAGCAGTTAGCCTTCAGAGCATCCACTGTGGGTCCAATTAATAATGGTGGTCTTTCCCTATCTGGATAGAGCCGTTCTACCTGGTATCCTGATTTGACCGTATATTTTCCAGACTTTGTGAAATGCCATCCATCCCTATATATCCTCCGAGACCTGCTTAGTGGTATACTTTCTATAAGTTTCGCATCCTGTGGATTTACCAAAGCCCGGATTGCCTGTGAATTCCAATTGTGTGAGTTAGAGTCAATGAGAGACTCCACTGTAAGGTCCGGATATAAATTGTGTTGATTTTTATTTGCTGGTCTCGGGCGAGTGGTTGGGAGCCATGGATCATTCCATACTGAAATAGAAGAACCAGATCCCACCCGTTTGATTAGTCCTTTGCTTACCAGAGATCTAGCTGAGACAATATTCCACCAGCCATATGACGAAGAATATGAACGGATCGGTTCCAAAGGAGAAGCATTTCTGAAATACCGACCTTTGAAGACGCGAGAGAATAAAGTGTTTGGCCTCTCTATCAGACGCCATAACTGTTTACCAAGCACCGCTGTGTTGAAATCAATGATGTCTTTGAACCCTAAACCTCCTTCATCCTTAGCCACACATACTTTGTCCCATGATTTCCAGTGCATGCCTCGTGTACTTCCCCCTGGACTCCACCAGAATTGTGATACCGCACTCGTCAATTTTTTCACAGTTGCCTTAGGTAAACGATAGCAAGACATAGTATGATTTGGTAATGCCGTAATCACTGATTTAATAATCACTTACTTTCCGCCTTTTTAAAAAAACTTGAAAGTCCACCCATTAACTCTTTTATTTAAACGATCTTGGACAAAGCTAAAAACTTGGATCTTTGATCCTCCCAAATTTTCTGGTAGACCCAGATAGGATCCCATTCCTCCATGATTCTGAATACCCAAAATATCTCTTAATTCCTGTCTAACGGGTTCCTCAATCTTATGTCCAAATTGAATTGAAGACTTCTCAAAATTTATNNNNNNNNNNNNNNNNNNNNNNNNNNNNNNNNNNNNNNNNNNNNNNNNNNNNNNNNNNNNNNNNNNNNNNNNNNNNNNNNNNNNNNNNNNNNNNNNNNNNNNNNNNNNNNNNNNNNNNNNNNNNNNNNNNNNNNNNNNNNNNNNNNNNNNNNNNNNNNNNNNNNNNNNNNNNNNNNNNNNNNNNNNNNNNNNNNNNNNNNNNNNNNNNNNNNNNNNNNNNNNNNNNNNNNNNNNNNNNNNNNNNNNNNNNNNNNNNNNNNNNNNNNNNNNNNNNNNNNNNNNNNNNNNNNNNNNNNNNNNNNNNNNNNNNNNNNNNNNNNNNNNNNNNNNNNNNNNNNNNNNNNNNNNNNNNNNNNNNNNNNNNNNNNNNNNNNNNNNNNNNNNNNNNNNNNNNNNNNNNNNNNNNNNNNNNNNNNNNNNNNNNNNNNNNNNNNNNNNNNNNNNNNNNNNNNNNNNNNNNNNNNNNNNNNNNNNNNNNNNNNNNNNNNNNNNNNNNNNNNNNNNNNNNNNNNNNNNNNNNNNNNNNNNNNNNNNNNNNNNNNNNNNNNNNNNNNNNNNNNNNNNNNNNNNNNNNNNNNNNNNNNNNNNNNNNNNNNNNNNNNNNNNNNNNNNNNNNNNNNNNNNNNNNNNNNNNNNNNNNNNNNNNNNNNNNNNNNNNNNNNNNNNNNNNNNNNNNNNNNNNNNNNNNNNNNNNNNNNNNNNNNNNNNNNNNNNNNNNNNNNNNNNNNNNNNNNNNNNNNNNNNNNNNNNNNNNNNNNNNNNNNNNNNNNNNNNNNNNNNNNNNNNNNNNNNNNNNNNNNNNNNNNNNNNNNNNNNNNNNNNNNNNNNNNNNNNNNNNNNNNNNNNNNNNNNNNNNNNNNNNNNNNNNNNNNNNNNNNNNNNNNNNNNNNNNNNNNNNNNNNNNNNNNNNNNNNNNNNNNNNNNNNNNNNNNNNNNNNNNNNNNNNNNNNNNNNNNNNNNNNNNNNNNNNNNNNNNNNNNNNNNNNNNNNNNNNNNNNNNNNNNNNNNNNNNNNNNNNNNNNNNNNNNNNNNNNNNNNNNNNNNNNNNNNNNNNNNNNNNNNNNNNNNNNNNNNNNNNNNNNNNNNNNNNNNNNNNNNNNNNNNNNNNNNNNNNNNNNNNNNNNNNNNNNNNNNNNNNNNNNNNNNNNNNNNNNNNNNNNNNNNNNNNNNNNNNNNNNNNNNNNNNNNNNNNNNNNNNNNNNNNNNNNNNNNNNNNNNNNNNNNNNNNNNNNNNNNNNNNNNNNNNNNNNNNNNNNNNNNNNNNNNNNNNNNNNNNNNNNNNNNNNNNNNNNNNNNNNNNNNNNNNNNNNNNNNNNNNNNNNNNNNNNNNNNNNNNNNNNNNNNNNNNNNNNNNNNNNNNNNNNNNNNNNNNNNNNNNNNNNNNNNNNNNNNNNNNNNNNNNNNNNNNNNNNNNNNNNNNNNNNNNNNNNNNNNNNNNNNNNNNNNNNNNNNNNNNNNNNNNNNNNNNNNNNNNNNNNNNNNNNNNNNNNNNNNNNNNNNNNNNNNNNNNNNNNNNNNNNNNNNNNNNNNNNNNNNNNNNNNNNNNNNNNNNNNNNNNNNNNNNNNNNNNNNNNNNNNNNNNNNNNNNNNNNNNNNNNNNNNNNNNNNNNNNNNNNNNNNNNNNNNNNNNNNNNNNNNNNNNNNNNNNNNNNNNNNNNNNNNNNNNNNNNNNNNNNNNNNNNNNNNNNNNNNNNNNNNNNNNNNNNNNNNNNNNNNNNNNNNNNNNNNNNNNNNNNNNNNNNNNNNNNNNNNNNNNNNNNNNNNNNNNNNNNNNNNNNNNNNNNNNNNNNNNNNNNNNNNNNNNNNNNNNNNNNNNNNNNNNNNNNNNNNNNNNNNNNNNNNNNNNNNNNNNNNNNNNNNNNNNNNNNNNNNNNNNNNNNNNNNNNNNNNNNNNNNNNNNNNNNNNNNNNNNNNNNNNNNNNNNNNNNNNNNNNNNNNNNNNNNNNNNNNNNNNNNNNNNNNNNNNNNNNNNNNNNNNNNNNNNNNNNNNNNNNNNNNNNNNNNNNNNNNNNNNNNNNNNNNNNNNNNNNNNNNNNNNNNNNNNNNNNNNNNNNNNNNNNNNNNNNNNNNNNNNNNNNNNNNNNNNNNNNNNNNNNNNNNNNNNNNNNNNNCGAAGATAACTTATGGTCCAATGACTCCCAAGTCCTCTGCAATTCCAACTTAGTATTTTCATATATAATGATTGTAAGAGAAACGTCTTTGTCGAATCCATGAGGCCATAAACCCACAGACATGTCCAATATAATTTAATTCCTTTTTCCCATATTTCCATAGTCCCTTATTATAATTCCTGAGGCTGCTACAATTTTCCATGGCCCATAATAAAAAACCTGGAAAACTTACAACCAGTGAACCAGTAACACCCGTATTGTTAAAGTATGTCCTCAAACCCCGTACCAACACCACAGTATCCCCATAAAAGGTCTCACTAGAATAAAAAGATAATCTCATTAACGCACATAATCCAACCTTGTTTAAGACCAATATTAAAATTCCACCAGATGTCCACATGAAATTTCTTCGCAGTAGAACCACCACACAACAGATGTAAAAACCAACTAAACCATCTTTATTCCAATCCATAAACTTGAGATAAAAACTTACAGAGATACGACATAATGACGTATTGAATCTGCGCTTCTCGTATCGTAGAAAAATCAAAGCCTCTTCCCGATCAAGGAATTCTCCTCCCCTGAAATCAACTGAAGTTTCAAAACATAATGCCTTGTAGCCGTCTACCTTCACTTTGATTCTCCCATGATCAAGATCCACTTCAAGCCACTCCCCAAAAGCCTCACCGATTCTCTCGAAAATCGGGGCAGCCCAAAATTCTAGAGGAAAACCCAGAACCTTTACCCAAAAAATGATCTCCGAAGGGTAAGGTCGTTCTTTCCTAGATTGCCAGCGAACCAATGATAGCATCCAGTAGTCGAGATGAAACAGCTGCATCCTTAGGACCTCGTCATTATCTTCTTCTTCCTCAAAATCAAACTGGAACTTGCCCAAGCCCAAATCTGTCCCAATCAATTTCCAAATTTTTGGTAGCGTCACCACCAATGCCTTCACATTCTGCTCATCAGGATTCATGCATCGACCAATCAAAGCCTTTGCATAGCCTTGAATGAGCCCCGTGTTGTCAAAGTTTGGCCCCGAAATCTTCAGTCTTTTGGGGTTTCCCTCCACACTCCTCGCAATCCCAATAAGTTTACTCTAAGTCATTGAAACCAAAGAAAAGAAAAAGCCACAAAAACCTTTAACGATAATTGAAATGAGAACTGAGTTGTGCTGTAAATCGAAGACCCTACACCCTAGCTTGATTCCCATTAAAGAAAATCTTCTATGATTGATACGAGAAGTCAGCAACCAAATATTTTGAATCCACTCAACGATTCTAACCAGCCAAATTATCCAATAGACTTGCATATTCACAAACCATACTTTCCATCTCCTAGTAATAAAAGATTGAGGAGTATCCTTTTGACAACCCTTAAGAAACAAAACACCCAGATCTTGCGATTTCGTTTTAATTAGAACGACAATCGTACCACAAAGATCTCGGCTTTGGATGATGTTTGACGATGATTTCCTTAAGCGTAAGGAGCCCGAAGCTTTTACCGATTCTAAGGATCTTGCCCTCCATATATTTCCATTTATCCGGAGATTCCCTCCGAGATCCACACGATCTCTCCTGGTGGAGACCCCAGTTTGTTTCGATCCTCTCCAGGAACCTTCATAATGATGAAGATCTGCCCTCTGATTATCCCGTGTGACCCTTTGATCCCCTGGATCCCATCCTCGAAGATCCATCGTAACCCTAGAAAAATGTCACCGTCGCCATCGCTCTGTAAATTTAGTTTATTAAACTAAATCGTAACATTAACAAATCATATCATATTGTAAAAGTTTTAATTCTCTTAATTCACTAGGTTAAGATCCGTGCATTGCGCAGGATGAACATTATATATATAAATTATTTTATGTATTATATATTTTTACACATTATGAAATAATAAATATATATTGACATCTGCCAAATCATTCAAGAAAATAACATATACGGTTATGTTTTCTTTTGTAAAGAAGATTTTGTTTGATACCATAAATATAAAGTTAATCCTATTTTCATATAAATATGATGAAATTCAAGGGCGAAACTCAAATTTTCCAAATAGGATTCTGCTTTAATAGTATAGATGTCTTTATTTTTATTTAATTGCCTAAATTCATATATTTGTTCCAACTATACAAAAAATACTACTTTATAAATACAGAAAATGACAGATATTACTCATAGAAAATTTTAATATTATACTTTAAAAATTTTAACTTTTAATGATATTTTTAATTTAATTACTTAGATGCATATATTTGTTCTAGTCATTTAAAAACTAAACTAGGAAGATTGTATAAATGAAAGCAATGAGTTTGTTATTCCCAGTTAAATGAAAATACACTACGGGTCTGACTGGTGACCATTCGAAAAACAAGAGGAACGAATAAAAAAAGAATGTACGGGAATAAAATAGCAGGAATGAAAAAGAATGATTGTTTCTTATCAAATTTAACAAGGAATAATTTTGTTCTTTAATTCTCTACAAAAAAAAAATAATGAAAGAGAATGAGAGGGAATTATTATTCCTTGTGAATGGTGATTTTTTTAGGAACGTTAGGGAATGCATTATTCCTCGCTGTTCCCTGGTCACCATTCATACCCTACAATAAACACATCACTTAATTTCTAAAAAAATTCATTAATAGAGTGCAAAATACAATAGACCAAAATGAATTCAACCTAAATGATGTTACAATAGTTTATTAATTCCTTAATTGCTTAGGAAGAAGAATTTGAATAAATTGACTCCGAAATAACAGCTCTCTGAATACAATTATTTTGTATAAAATTTTGGTAAGTTTTTCCGTATTATAATATAAACTATCTAATATAACAAAAAATCAAACTCATTTATATAAAGTAAGATTTCACTAACTCTGATACAAATAAGAACTTATCTCTTTTTGAAATGCAGAAAATTCGTCCGGAATAACGCATAAAAGAAAACGAGGACATCCGCTCGGATCACGTACGAAATGAAAAGGTGTGTCTTTATTATAAGGAGTGTCCAAGTAATAACGTTGTATTGGATATTAATCTAACTATAAATATTTCAGTTCGTCTAATAAATGCTCGATCAACATTCAAACCGAAATTGTTTGACTGTAAGTTTTTATGGTT
It encodes:
- the LOC106314614 gene encoding uncharacterized protein LOC106314614, whose product is MSVLHEVPISFDEDRFRFHSYEDFEANCDLKGDLYDVVGYMKLVNGHTLIERPILDEVEIATSRHIMVHVQSHDGPVMKLYLWYHAATDFYKKFNSYEKAPTVLLVTTVNTKRLRGTFALTSMSSTRVFMDYDVQPTKDYFTWLGSNPEIGKQVSAEVVTKRETLTIADIFSYMKHESAKDAFFECTAMIDDVVHGSAWYYIACSGCHSTATKRATSLICTNTKCGKTNTAGVAQYRAKISVYENSDQAVFVLLGDAGRELIVSSYFEVNENEGTDHEVPVPEALISTIGQTHKFCVKVTEHNFSGNTRAITVTKVLSLDTPPPTEVSVENNIAATSEETTKSGNEVCGPSNGRGDSADGESKRISAGAETAKAKRPRC